A genome region from Baekduia alba includes the following:
- the dinB gene encoding DNA polymerase IV — MFVSTSRPVASILHADLDAFFASVEQRDDPALRGKPVIVGPGVVLAASYEARACGVRSAMGGTKARNLCPDAIVVSPRFKAYVEASREVFKIFEDTAPVVEAISIDEAFLDVRGLEHISGTAAQIAARLRARVREEVGLPISVGVATTKHLAKVASNEAKPDGLLVVSPGAELAFLHPLPVERLWGVGPATAQRLREHGIVTVGQLAGMPEAVLVTIAGRAVGRRLHAISHNRDPRRVRAGRGRRSIGSQSALGSRGRSWESLDTVAVGLVDRVARRMRKGDRVGRTVILRLRWGDFTRATRSKTLAHPTASTTTLLIALRALLAAEREMIARRGLTLLGVTITNLEHAGADVQLELPLDGTRAETIDQTMDAIRDRFGTTAVRRARLLTSGDRMSAWLMPGDAPDAVDDLFADRRPRRGRPGPTPTPRS, encoded by the coding sequence ATGTTCGTGTCAACGTCCCGTCCCGTCGCCTCGATCCTCCACGCCGACCTCGACGCGTTCTTCGCCTCGGTCGAGCAGCGCGACGACCCGGCGCTGCGGGGCAAGCCGGTCATCGTCGGGCCCGGCGTCGTGCTGGCCGCCAGCTACGAGGCGCGGGCGTGCGGGGTGCGGTCGGCGATGGGCGGCACGAAGGCGCGGAACCTGTGCCCGGACGCGATCGTGGTGTCGCCGCGGTTCAAGGCCTACGTCGAGGCCAGCCGGGAGGTGTTCAAGATCTTCGAGGACACGGCGCCGGTGGTCGAGGCGATCTCGATCGACGAGGCGTTCCTCGACGTCCGGGGGCTGGAGCACATCAGCGGCACGGCGGCGCAGATCGCGGCGCGGCTGCGCGCGCGGGTGCGGGAGGAGGTCGGGCTGCCGATCAGCGTCGGGGTCGCGACGACCAAGCACCTGGCGAAGGTCGCCAGCAACGAGGCCAAGCCGGACGGGTTGTTGGTGGTGTCGCCCGGCGCCGAGCTCGCGTTCCTGCATCCGCTGCCGGTCGAGCGGCTGTGGGGCGTGGGGCCGGCGACGGCGCAGCGGCTGCGCGAGCACGGGATCGTGACGGTCGGCCAGCTCGCCGGGATGCCCGAGGCCGTGCTCGTGACGATCGCCGGCCGCGCGGTCGGGCGCCGTCTGCACGCGATCAGCCACAACCGCGACCCGCGGCGGGTGCGCGCCGGCCGCGGTCGGCGCTCGATCGGCTCGCAGAGCGCGCTGGGGTCGCGCGGGCGGTCGTGGGAGTCCCTGGACACGGTCGCCGTCGGGCTGGTCGACCGCGTCGCGCGCCGGATGCGCAAGGGCGACCGCGTCGGGCGCACCGTGATCCTCCGCCTGCGCTGGGGCGACTTCACCCGCGCGACCCGCTCCAAGACGCTCGCCCACCCGACCGCCTCGACGACCACCCTGCTGATCGCCCTGCGCGCGCTGCTCGCCGCCGAGCGCGAGATGATCGCCCGCCGCGGCCTGACCCTGCTCGGCGTCACGATCACCAACCTCGAACACGCCGGCGCCGACGTCCAGCTCGAGCTGCCGTTGGACGGGACCCGCGCCGAGACCATCGACCAGACGATGGACGCGATCCGCGACCGCTTCGGCACCACCGCCGTCCGCCGCGCCCGCCTCCTGACCAGCGGCGACCGGATGTCGGCCTGGCTGATGCCCGGCGACGCGCCGGACGCGGTGGACGACCTGTTCGCCGACCGGCGTCCCCGGCGTGGTCGACCCGGCCCTACACCAACTCCGCGGTCGTGA
- a CDS encoding class I SAM-dependent methyltransferase codes for MTDDATGWFEPLYAQTAADGGAPPWNRDGPHGLLEQVVEDRRFDGGGTRSAIVVGCGLGADAEYIASKNYNTTAFDLAPTAIRIANDHHPDTRVQYEVADLLDLPDAWRHAFDLVVECWTVQALPDPPRTDAIHAISDLVAPGGTLIVIAVARDDDGDDSAPDGGPPWFLNAATIAKFAHDGVEPVDVRRVPDPEAPEQRRGWRAELTRPAA; via the coding sequence ATGACCGACGACGCCACCGGCTGGTTCGAGCCGCTCTACGCCCAGACCGCCGCCGACGGCGGCGCCCCGCCGTGGAACCGCGACGGGCCGCACGGGCTGCTGGAGCAGGTGGTCGAGGACCGCCGCTTCGACGGTGGCGGGACGCGCTCGGCGATCGTCGTCGGCTGCGGCCTCGGCGCCGACGCCGAGTACATCGCGAGCAAGAACTACAACACGACCGCGTTCGACCTCGCGCCGACCGCGATCCGCATCGCCAACGACCACCACCCGGACACCCGGGTTCAGTACGAGGTCGCCGATCTCCTCGACCTCCCGGACGCCTGGCGCCACGCCTTCGACCTCGTCGTGGAGTGCTGGACGGTCCAGGCCCTGCCCGACCCGCCGCGCACCGACGCCATCCACGCGATCAGCGACCTCGTCGCCCCCGGCGGCACGCTGATCGTGATCGCCGTGGCCCGCGACGACGACGGCGACGACAGCGCGCCCGACGGTGGGCCGCCGTGGTTCCTCAACGCCGCCACGATCGCGAAGTTCGCCCACGACGGCGTCGAGCCCGTGGACGTCCGTCGCGTCCCCGACCCCGAGGCTCCGGAGCAGCGCCGCGGCTGGCGCGCCGAGCTCACGCGACCGGCCGCGTGA
- a CDS encoding lamin tail domain-containing protein, translated as MSRARLLVLLSLALAAAALAASGPAVAASPSGVVISKLRTRTAASQYDEYVQITNTGETSADLSDWQLYDCYTSGGTSRIGTDGDKLPAGTTLPAGQSFVFGKNAGDYTGTADALYSFQVKEDGGFQIRDAAGTIQDGAGAAGTACAEGTALTFPTTGDDYTFTRAGDTDDNAADFGAPSGSANGTACGTPCAAPPAVAAIDAIQGSGATSPMVGQKVAITGVVVGVDNQQGVSNYVNLDPRQAGIYVETPTIAQDTDTQTSEGIFVGGLLAADRAASHVGQTVTVTGTVTELYNLTTLDASGQAPLFTGTAKVANLPAPVTIDPASAAAQTVAANGTRPYYETLEGMRVALASGTANSGGTDKFGELFLQPAAARKRIMRDPATPVGPPNLLDLGQDAGSADVDPTAPSATPTSTTRVKGDLFDKVTGAVGPLGFSFSEYQLQPQPGQRPTVVKGATTYPPAAPEGGAGTLRIANFNMENLFGAGMTDDGHTFTQADVDTKTTRLANAIKLLHKPEILAVEEVASEDALKEVATKLGNYTAIWRPSTDARHIAVGFLVRDGVQVTDVRQLGIDATTTESGCQDAPTGTKLFERPPLQISVKKGTTRFTLIGNHWASQGHPEPCRQDQAAFVAGAVRDIELSGGSAVVIGDLNDFEDSPAVSGDLVSGTTLKNLWKKAPASNRYSFAYNGQLQTLDHILMTKDLYAKATGLLFVHFDNDYYERNETTAPTKVSDHDPPVATLALG; from the coding sequence GTGTCCCGCGCTCGCCTGCTCGTCCTCCTCTCGCTGGCCCTCGCGGCCGCCGCGTTGGCCGCCTCCGGGCCCGCCGTCGCCGCCTCGCCCTCGGGCGTCGTGATCTCCAAGCTGCGCACGCGCACCGCCGCGTCGCAATACGACGAATACGTGCAGATCACCAACACTGGCGAGACTTCCGCAGACCTCTCCGACTGGCAGCTCTACGACTGCTACACGTCGGGCGGGACGTCGCGGATCGGCACCGACGGCGACAAGCTCCCGGCCGGGACGACGCTGCCGGCCGGCCAGTCGTTCGTCTTCGGCAAGAACGCCGGCGACTACACGGGCACCGCCGACGCGCTCTACAGCTTCCAGGTCAAGGAGGACGGCGGCTTCCAGATCCGCGACGCCGCCGGCACGATCCAGGACGGCGCCGGCGCGGCCGGGACCGCGTGCGCGGAGGGGACGGCGCTGACGTTCCCGACCACGGGCGACGACTACACCTTCACCCGCGCCGGCGACACCGACGACAACGCCGCCGACTTCGGCGCGCCGTCCGGGTCCGCGAACGGGACCGCGTGCGGCACGCCGTGCGCGGCGCCGCCGGCGGTCGCCGCGATCGACGCCATCCAGGGCAGCGGTGCGACGTCGCCGATGGTCGGCCAGAAGGTCGCGATCACCGGCGTGGTGGTCGGCGTCGACAACCAGCAGGGCGTCAGCAACTACGTCAACCTGGACCCGCGCCAGGCCGGGATCTACGTCGAGACGCCGACGATCGCGCAGGACACCGACACGCAGACCTCCGAGGGCATCTTCGTCGGCGGCCTGCTCGCGGCCGACCGCGCGGCGTCGCACGTCGGCCAGACCGTGACGGTCACCGGCACGGTGACCGAGCTGTACAACCTGACGACGCTCGACGCCTCGGGTCAGGCGCCGCTGTTCACCGGCACGGCCAAGGTCGCCAACCTGCCCGCGCCGGTCACGATCGACCCCGCCTCCGCGGCGGCCCAGACCGTAGCGGCCAACGGCACGCGCCCGTACTACGAGACGCTCGAGGGCATGCGCGTCGCGCTGGCGTCCGGGACCGCGAACTCCGGCGGCACCGACAAGTTCGGCGAGCTCTTCCTGCAGCCCGCCGCCGCGCGCAAGCGCATCATGCGCGACCCGGCGACGCCCGTCGGGCCGCCCAACCTCCTCGACCTGGGCCAGGACGCCGGCTCGGCCGACGTCGACCCGACCGCGCCGTCGGCGACGCCGACGTCGACGACCCGCGTCAAGGGCGACCTGTTCGACAAGGTCACCGGCGCGGTCGGCCCGCTTGGCTTCTCGTTCTCCGAGTACCAGCTCCAGCCCCAGCCCGGCCAGCGGCCGACGGTCGTCAAGGGCGCGACCACCTACCCGCCGGCCGCGCCCGAAGGCGGCGCCGGCACGCTGCGGATCGCCAACTTCAACATGGAGAACCTGTTCGGCGCCGGCATGACCGACGACGGTCACACGTTCACCCAGGCCGACGTCGACACCAAGACCACGCGGTTGGCCAACGCCATCAAGCTGCTCCACAAGCCGGAGATCCTGGCCGTGGAGGAGGTCGCGTCCGAGGACGCGCTGAAGGAGGTCGCGACCAAGCTCGGCAACTACACGGCGATCTGGCGGCCGTCGACCGACGCGCGCCACATCGCCGTCGGCTTCCTGGTGCGCGACGGCGTCCAGGTCACCGACGTCCGCCAGCTCGGGATCGACGCGACGACCACCGAGTCCGGCTGCCAGGACGCGCCCACCGGGACCAAGCTCTTCGAGCGCCCGCCGCTGCAGATCAGCGTCAAGAAGGGCACCACGCGCTTCACGCTGATCGGCAACCACTGGGCCTCGCAGGGCCATCCCGAGCCGTGCCGTCAGGACCAGGCCGCGTTCGTGGCCGGCGCGGTGCGCGACATCGAGCTGTCCGGCGGCTCCGCGGTGGTCATCGGCGACCTCAACGACTTCGAGGACTCGCCCGCGGTCAGCGGCGACCTCGTGAGCGGCACGACGCTGAAGAACCTGTGGAAGAAGGCGCCGGCGTCCAACCGCTACTCCTTTGCCTACAACGGCCAGCTCCAGACGCTCGACCACATCCTGATGACCAAGGACCTGTACGCCAAGGCGACCGGCCTCCTGTTCGTGCACTTCGACAACGACTACTACGAGCGCAACGAGACGACGGCGCCGACCAAGGTCTCCGACCACGACCCGCCGGTGGCGACGCTCGCGCTGGGCTAG
- a CDS encoding SGNH hydrolase domain-containing protein encodes MDNSPCRVVQHSGGTVVVPHGATGWSAQVNGYANAWRALPAAVKHVLVLRDNPKMRTTTLGCVERALERHHDAGRACAQPRARAPERDPAAVAAAHLRRPGVRTIDLTRLLCDRRACFPVIGGALAYKDIHHFTAVFSATLGPYVTRRVDALGLR; translated from the coding sequence ATGGACAACTCGCCCTGTCGCGTGGTGCAGCACTCGGGCGGCACGGTCGTCGTCCCGCACGGCGCGACCGGCTGGAGCGCGCAGGTCAATGGCTATGCCAACGCCTGGCGCGCGCTGCCGGCCGCGGTCAAGCACGTGCTGGTGCTGCGCGACAACCCCAAGATGCGCACGACGACGCTGGGCTGCGTCGAGCGCGCGCTGGAGCGCCACCACGACGCGGGCCGCGCGTGCGCGCAGCCGCGCGCCCGTGCGCCGGAGCGCGACCCGGCGGCGGTGGCGGCGGCCCATCTCCGGCGCCCCGGCGTCCGGACGATCGACCTCACGCGGCTGCTCTGCGACCGGCGCGCCTGCTTCCCGGTCATCGGCGGCGCCCTGGCCTACAAGGACATCCACCACTTCACCGCGGTGTTCAGCGCGACGCTCGGGCCCTACGTGACGCGCCGGGTCGACGCGCTCGGCCTCCGCTAG
- a CDS encoding HD domain-containing protein: MPDYPSFVSGLPITEAALEFAAGRHAGQLRDVDHAPFILHPLEVAHLLQGRDYPDHVIAAGVLHDVLEDTDVTREELEERFGAEVADLVAAVSEPPAAEGTYAERKARLRDVVAGASTDAAAVFAADKVAKAREFRLGLVSHGDSAAAVDRDKLDHYWACLALLERRLGPQPLVRQLRFELEALALLPPSMGQPADPSR; this comes from the coding sequence GTGCCGGACTATCCCTCGTTCGTCAGCGGCCTGCCGATCACCGAGGCGGCGCTCGAGTTCGCCGCCGGCCGGCACGCCGGCCAGCTGCGCGACGTCGACCACGCGCCGTTCATCCTGCATCCGCTGGAGGTCGCGCATCTGCTGCAGGGCCGCGACTACCCCGACCACGTGATCGCCGCGGGCGTCCTGCACGACGTCCTGGAGGACACCGACGTCACCCGCGAGGAGCTCGAGGAGCGCTTCGGGGCCGAGGTCGCCGACCTCGTCGCCGCGGTCTCCGAGCCGCCCGCGGCCGAGGGCACCTACGCCGAGCGCAAGGCGCGGCTGCGCGACGTCGTGGCCGGGGCCAGCACCGACGCCGCGGCGGTCTTCGCGGCCGACAAGGTCGCCAAGGCGCGCGAGTTCCGCCTCGGGCTCGTCAGCCACGGGGACTCGGCGGCCGCCGTCGACCGCGACAAGCTCGACCACTACTGGGCCTGCCTCGCGCTGCTCGAGCGCCGTCTCGGCCCGCAGCCGCTCGTCCGGCAGCTGCGCTTCGAGCTCGAAGCCCTCGCGCTGCTGCCGCCGAGCATGGGCCAGCCGGCCGACCCGTCGCGCTGA
- a CDS encoding PASTA domain-containing protein — MLSDDEVRERLRATIPAPSTAVVMAAKQRRWRWMFGVGTVVGLTATVLLSYLLFFTRSAIRPFAIPGVPIGTTMPAVSDLELDAARSRLTDSKLFASFAGQCGEHDRGCHVLAQPIAVGEHLDRGTTVELPVGGAVLDHDGAAKGGGKPGGGTGGGTSSTATTTTRVTPTVAVPAVVDASLTAATKALADAGLQADTDRPCQAWETCVVQEQDPVRGARAARRSTVLLVVKVTKVAVPGVEGMPVDDAKAALKARGLTPGFGPEGGTVVERQEPASGALVAPEATVTLTLGADDATTDTGTTNTGGGTTGTGTGTGTISNPTTTPTGTNRPTTQPSSSNPPSSTTRTAP, encoded by the coding sequence GTGCTGAGCGACGACGAGGTCCGCGAACGGCTGCGCGCCACCATCCCCGCGCCGAGCACCGCGGTCGTCATGGCGGCGAAGCAGCGGCGCTGGCGGTGGATGTTCGGCGTCGGCACCGTGGTCGGGCTGACGGCCACCGTCCTGCTGTCCTACCTGCTGTTCTTCACGCGCTCGGCGATCCGGCCGTTCGCGATCCCGGGCGTGCCGATCGGGACAACGATGCCGGCGGTGAGCGACCTCGAGCTCGACGCCGCCCGCAGCCGGCTCACCGACAGCAAGCTCTTCGCCTCGTTCGCGGGCCAGTGCGGTGAGCACGACCGGGGCTGCCACGTGCTCGCGCAGCCGATCGCGGTGGGCGAGCACCTCGACCGCGGGACGACGGTGGAGCTGCCGGTCGGCGGCGCGGTGCTGGACCACGACGGGGCCGCCAAGGGCGGCGGCAAGCCGGGCGGCGGGACGGGCGGCGGAACCTCGAGCACGGCCACGACGACGACCAGGGTCACGCCCACCGTCGCGGTGCCGGCGGTCGTGGACGCCTCGCTGACCGCCGCCACGAAGGCGCTGGCCGACGCGGGCCTGCAGGCCGACACCGATCGTCCGTGTCAGGCCTGGGAGACCTGCGTCGTGCAGGAGCAGGATCCGGTGCGCGGCGCCCGCGCCGCCCGCAGGTCGACCGTCCTCCTGGTGGTGAAGGTCACCAAGGTCGCGGTGCCGGGCGTCGAGGGGATGCCGGTCGATGACGCGAAGGCGGCGCTCAAGGCGCGGGGGCTGACTCCCGGCTTCGGGCCGGAGGGCGGGACGGTCGTCGAGCGGCAGGAGCCCGCGTCCGGCGCGCTCGTGGCGCCCGAGGCGACGGTCACCCTCACGCTGGGCGCCGACGACGCCACGACGGACACCGGCACGACGAACACCGGCGGCGGCACGACCGGCACCGGCACCGGCACCGGCACCATCAGCAACCCCACGACGACGCCGACCGGGACGAACCGGCCGACGACCCAGCCGTCGTCGTCGAACCCGCCGAGCTCGACGACCCGAACCGCTCCCTGA
- a CDS encoding zinc-dependent alcohol dehydrogenase gives MRALTYAGPRQLEWRDADEPRIAGDGEAIVRHLAVATCDLDAMIVGGVSPFPAPFTIGHEGVAEVLEVGDGVRTVKPGDRVLVPFQISCGTCGACRAGRTGNCEDVPFAATYGFGFGPENTTWGGFLSDAVRVPFADAMLVPIPDGLAPEIAAGASDNITDAYRTVGPYLAARPGAPVLVCGGASSGSIGLYAVAHAVALGADDVLYVDPDAGRRAIAEGYGARTLDHVPDQLDQRFPITVDAAATTAGLALAAGSLDRDGVCTSTAIYFDPDTIPKLPLLQMYVLASTFVTGRIHARRDAPAVLDLLAAGTLDVAPVTTRTVAFEDAADALLEDYTKLVFTR, from the coding sequence ATGCGCGCGTTGACCTACGCAGGGCCCCGGCAGCTCGAGTGGCGGGACGCGGACGAGCCGCGGATCGCGGGCGACGGCGAGGCGATCGTCCGCCATCTCGCGGTCGCGACCTGCGACCTGGACGCGATGATCGTCGGCGGCGTCTCGCCGTTCCCGGCGCCGTTCACGATCGGGCACGAGGGCGTGGCCGAGGTGCTGGAGGTCGGCGACGGCGTCCGGACGGTCAAGCCCGGCGACCGCGTCCTGGTGCCGTTCCAGATCAGCTGCGGGACCTGCGGCGCGTGCCGGGCGGGGCGGACCGGCAACTGCGAGGACGTGCCGTTCGCGGCGACCTACGGCTTCGGCTTCGGCCCCGAGAACACGACGTGGGGCGGCTTCCTCTCCGACGCGGTCCGGGTGCCGTTCGCCGACGCGATGCTCGTGCCGATCCCGGACGGGCTGGCGCCCGAGATCGCGGCGGGCGCGTCGGACAACATCACCGACGCCTACCGCACCGTCGGCCCGTACCTCGCCGCGCGGCCGGGCGCGCCGGTGCTCGTCTGCGGCGGCGCGTCGTCGGGGTCGATCGGGCTCTACGCGGTCGCGCACGCCGTCGCGCTCGGCGCCGACGACGTGCTGTACGTCGACCCGGACGCCGGCCGGCGCGCGATCGCCGAGGGCTACGGCGCGCGCACGCTCGACCACGTTCCCGACCAGCTCGACCAGCGCTTCCCGATCACCGTCGACGCGGCCGCGACGACCGCGGGGCTGGCGCTCGCCGCCGGCAGCCTGGACCGCGACGGCGTGTGCACGAGCACCGCGATCTACTTCGACCCCGACACGATCCCGAAGCTGCCGCTGCTGCAGATGTACGTGTTGGCCTCGACGTTCGTCACCGGCCGCATCCACGCGCGCCGCGACGCGCCGGCCGTGCTCGACCTGCTCGCCGCCGGCACGCTCGACGTCGCGCCCGTCACGACCCGGACCGTCGCCTTCGAGGACGCCGCCGACGCGTTGTTGGAGGACTACACCAAGTTGGTGTTCACGCGGTGA
- a CDS encoding TetR/AcrR family transcriptional regulator produces the protein MSVARERLLETAARLFGREGLRAVGVDRIAAEAGVGKMTLYRHFATKDALIVATLEGADGPARAALAAALERAGKDPWARLLAPFAMLEPWFESAHFHGCPFMNASLELHDRGHPATAVAARHKAATRDAFAAAAGAAGLGAAPARALADQLAVLFDGAIAQAQMRDPRAVARAALAAATTLVAAERPPRTRARAAASRSARRA, from the coding sequence GTGAGCGTGGCGCGCGAGCGCCTCCTGGAGACGGCCGCGCGGCTCTTCGGCCGCGAGGGCCTGCGGGCCGTGGGCGTCGACCGGATCGCGGCCGAGGCCGGCGTCGGCAAGATGACGCTCTACCGCCACTTCGCGACCAAGGACGCGCTGATCGTCGCGACGCTGGAAGGCGCCGACGGCCCGGCGCGCGCCGCGCTGGCCGCCGCGCTGGAGCGCGCGGGGAAGGACCCGTGGGCGCGGCTGCTCGCGCCGTTCGCGATGCTCGAGCCGTGGTTCGAGAGCGCGCACTTCCACGGCTGCCCGTTCATGAACGCGAGCCTGGAGCTGCACGACCGCGGCCATCCGGCGACCGCGGTCGCCGCCCGCCACAAGGCCGCGACGCGCGACGCCTTCGCCGCCGCGGCCGGCGCGGCGGGGCTGGGCGCAGCGCCGGCCCGTGCGCTCGCCGACCAGCTCGCCGTCCTCTTCGACGGCGCGATCGCCCAGGCCCAGATGCGCGACCCGCGCGCCGTCGCCCGCGCCGCGCTGGCCGCCGCGACGACGCTCGTCGCGGCTGAGCGCCCGCCTAGGACTCGCGCTCGGGCAGCCGCCAGCCGATCGGCTCGGCGAGCGTGA
- the zwf gene encoding glucose-6-phosphate dehydrogenase → MPDVDPHVIVLFGATGDLARRKLWPGLLHLAEAGLLPDDFRIIGSGRHAPEGGLAQDWPDALRERVTFVVSSADDGSALADAVQAARSALGDASRTLFYMSVPPSAMEPMVQMLGDAGLANGRVRIVVEKPFGRDLATAQALNATLHEHFDEDQVFRIDHFLGKEAAQDILALRFANGLFEPVWDRHHIAGVQIDIPETLGLEGRASFYEETGAFRDMVVTHLSQILGFVAMEAPASLDAQHLRDAKAAAFADLRPLTPQDTVYGQFAGYRDQEGVDPESATETFVALRAFVDNDRWRDVPFLLRTGKALAEGRRVVTVTFREPEADIFDGEHRPNEIVFELTEDPKLAVEVRVKEPGPTSAVRRAALTLDVERALNEHGLEAYERLLHDVLLGDHLLFTRADEVERLWECAAQLLEHPPEPLAYDQGSWGPDAAITLAEPIGWRLPERES, encoded by the coding sequence GTGCCCGACGTGGACCCACATGTGATCGTCCTGTTCGGCGCGACCGGCGACCTGGCGCGGCGCAAGCTGTGGCCGGGGCTCCTGCACCTCGCCGAGGCCGGGCTGCTGCCCGACGACTTCCGGATCATCGGCTCGGGCCGGCACGCGCCGGAGGGCGGGCTGGCGCAGGACTGGCCCGACGCGCTGCGCGAGCGCGTCACGTTCGTCGTGTCGTCGGCCGACGACGGCAGCGCGCTGGCCGACGCGGTCCAGGCCGCGCGCTCGGCGCTCGGCGACGCGTCGCGCACGTTGTTCTACATGTCGGTGCCGCCGTCGGCGATGGAGCCGATGGTGCAGATGCTCGGCGACGCCGGCCTGGCCAACGGCCGCGTCCGGATCGTGGTGGAGAAGCCGTTCGGCCGCGACCTCGCGACCGCGCAGGCGCTCAACGCGACGCTGCACGAGCACTTCGACGAGGACCAGGTCTTCCGCATCGACCACTTCCTCGGCAAGGAGGCGGCGCAGGACATCCTGGCGCTGCGCTTCGCCAACGGGCTGTTCGAGCCGGTCTGGGATCGCCATCACATCGCGGGCGTGCAGATCGACATCCCCGAGACGCTCGGGCTCGAAGGGCGCGCGTCGTTCTACGAGGAGACGGGCGCGTTCCGCGACATGGTGGTCACGCACCTCAGCCAGATCCTGGGGTTCGTGGCGATGGAGGCGCCGGCGTCGCTGGACGCGCAGCACCTGCGCGACGCGAAGGCCGCGGCGTTCGCCGACCTCCGCCCGCTCACGCCCCAGGACACGGTCTACGGCCAGTTCGCCGGCTACCGCGACCAGGAGGGCGTCGACCCGGAGTCGGCGACCGAGACGTTCGTGGCGCTGCGCGCGTTCGTCGACAACGACCGCTGGCGCGACGTGCCGTTCCTGCTGCGCACCGGCAAGGCGCTGGCCGAGGGGCGCCGCGTGGTCACGGTGACCTTCCGCGAGCCGGAGGCCGACATCTTCGACGGCGAGCACCGGCCCAACGAGATCGTCTTCGAGCTGACCGAGGACCCCAAGTTGGCGGTCGAGGTCCGCGTCAAGGAGCCGGGCCCGACGTCGGCGGTGCGGCGGGCGGCGCTGACGCTGGACGTCGAGCGGGCGCTCAACGAGCACGGGCTGGAGGCCTACGAGCGGCTGCTGCACGACGTCCTGCTCGGCGACCACCTGCTGTTCACGCGCGCCGACGAGGTCGAGCGGCTGTGGGAGTGCGCGGCGCAGCTGCTCGAGCATCCGCCCGAGCCGCTGGCCTACGACCAGGGCTCGTGGGGTCCGGACGCGGCGATCACGCTCGCCGAGCCGATCGGCTGGCGGCTGCCCGAGCGCGAGTCCTAG
- a CDS encoding HAD family hydrolase, which yields MEASIDLPPWRDGLARAAVDAFVAATTTAGAPGYLEPRERIAVFDNDGTLWTEKPKPVQLDYVVRQLAAAARDDPTLRARQPYKAAADGDVRWLGAAMVKHYQGDDADLRLLVAAVSETFTDVTVDEYERRVAAFFAEAEHPTFKRPYTACTYAPMVELLRHLEHHGVLTFIVSGGDRDFMRVAAEELYGIPRERVVGSSLGLAYCDDDGAGDAIVYKASLDFFDDGPQKPLHIWSRVGRRPAVAGGNSNGDVPMLRFAGGPDRPALRLLVVHDAPSARSTTAAVPTGPWPRVSRP from the coding sequence ATGGAGGCCTCCATCGACCTGCCGCCCTGGCGCGACGGGCTCGCGCGCGCGGCCGTCGACGCGTTCGTCGCCGCGACGACGACCGCCGGCGCGCCCGGCTACCTCGAGCCGCGCGAGCGCATCGCGGTCTTCGACAACGACGGGACGCTGTGGACCGAGAAGCCGAAGCCGGTGCAGCTCGACTACGTCGTGCGCCAGCTCGCGGCGGCGGCGCGCGACGACCCGACGCTGCGCGCCCGCCAGCCCTACAAGGCCGCGGCGGACGGCGACGTGCGCTGGCTCGGCGCCGCGATGGTCAAGCACTACCAGGGCGACGACGCCGACCTGCGGCTCCTCGTCGCCGCCGTGTCGGAGACGTTCACCGACGTGACCGTCGACGAGTACGAGCGGCGCGTCGCCGCGTTCTTCGCCGAGGCCGAGCACCCGACGTTCAAACGGCCGTACACGGCCTGCACCTACGCGCCGATGGTCGAGCTGCTGCGTCATCTCGAGCACCACGGCGTCCTGACGTTCATCGTCTCCGGCGGCGACCGCGACTTCATGCGCGTCGCCGCCGAGGAGCTCTACGGCATCCCGCGCGAGCGCGTGGTCGGCTCCAGCCTCGGCCTGGCGTACTGCGACGACGACGGCGCGGGCGACGCCATCGTCTACAAGGCGTCGCTGGACTTCTTCGACGACGGGCCGCAGAAGCCGCTGCACATCTGGTCGCGCGTTGGCCGCCGGCCGGCCGTCGCGGGCGGCAACTCCAACGGCGACGTCCCGATGCTGCGCTTCGCCGGCGGCCCGGATCGCCCGGCGCTGCGGCTGCTCGTCGTCCACGACGCGCCGAGCGCGAGGTCGACGACCGCGGCGGTGCCGACCGGGCCCTGGCCGCGGGTTTCACGACCGTGA